A genomic region of Cydia strobilella chromosome 12, ilCydStro3.1, whole genome shotgun sequence contains the following coding sequences:
- the LOC134745892 gene encoding uncharacterized protein LOC134745892 isoform X3 translates to MTTEARCKELIKKRASMKAKLTQFIAYLNTAKTCEQLSDSQLVELDMRIKKLNDSYDSFDTHQSELEMLAEDPAEQYAERELFERSYYKEIAAARELVDRHRSQRAREVQSEVLH, encoded by the coding sequence ATGACTACCGAGGCTAGATGCAAAGAATTAATAAAGAAGCGCGCTTCAATGAAAGCTAAGCTTACACAGTTTATCGCCTATTTAAATACTGCGAAAACTTGTGAACAACTCAGTGATTCGCAGTTAGTGGAATTAGACATGCGTATTAAAAAACTTAATGATTCGTACGATTCTTTTGATACTCACCAGAGCGAATTGGAGATGCTAGCTGAGGATCCTGCCGAGCAATATGCTGAACGCGAGCTGTTCGAGCGGTCTTACTACAAAGAGATTGCCGCCGCTCGGGAGCTCGTGGACAGGCACCGCAGCCAACGCGCCAGGGAGGTTCAATCCGAG
- the LOC134745892 gene encoding uncharacterized protein LOC134745892 isoform X2 produces the protein MTTEARCKELIKKRASMKAKLTQFIAYLNTAKTCEQLSDSQLVELDMRIKKLNDSYDSFDTHQSELEMLAEDPAEQYAERELFERSYYKEIAAARELVDRHRSQRAREVQSEHPRHFIWSLFRI, from the coding sequence ATGACTACCGAGGCTAGATGCAAAGAATTAATAAAGAAGCGCGCTTCAATGAAAGCTAAGCTTACACAGTTTATCGCCTATTTAAATACTGCGAAAACTTGTGAACAACTCAGTGATTCGCAGTTAGTGGAATTAGACATGCGTATTAAAAAACTTAATGATTCGTACGATTCTTTTGATACTCACCAGAGCGAATTGGAGATGCTAGCTGAGGATCCTGCCGAGCAATATGCTGAACGCGAGCTGTTCGAGCGGTCTTACTACAAAGAGATTGCCGCCGCTCGGGAGCTCGTGGACAGGCACCGCAGCCAACGCGCCAGGGAGGTTCAATCCGAG